The window TCTAAATCAAATTGGTTTAGTAGGTTTTTTGTTTGTATTGAATCAAAAGAACTTAGGATCTAAAAATCTTAAAGCATTATAGTTTGAATCAAAGTTAGAAATATTATCTACATCATCATATACTTCACTCAAATTGTTACCAATTGTATAGTTATTTGAATTGTGTTTATATCATTCACGATTGATTGCAGGAGATAATAAAGGTAACTGTAACATTTTAATAATCTTGTTAAAGTAGTTAAATGCTATATCTTTAATTCTGTTACATAAAACATCTAAGTTAACTTCTGCATTATTTTCTAAGATATTAATATCTTCAATAAAGTGATTTGCAGCCTCTAATGGAAAAATATCATGAGAAGTATTAAATATATTGAAAGAGTCTTTTAGTTTGAAGAAGTCAAAAGTATATTTACCATTTAAGTCCAATCATTTTAAATAATCTTCTTGTGCTTTAATAGTAAAGAATTGATTAACTCTTTGCTGAATAGAAATATCATTTTTAGCATCACCAGAAACATCTAAACCATAAAGTTTTACAAAGTTCTTATTTTCTAATTCAATATATTTGTTTGGTTTTTTGTTGTTAGTGGAAAAAAGTAATTGTGGTTCATAATGAGTCATAAATACTAAAACATTATCAGCATCAATAAATGGAGTATTTTCGTGGTGGTAAGCTGTTAAGGTTTCATATTTAGTAACTGCAACTGTTCTTCTTTTACCATTTGAATCTGTTACTGTTTCATATGAAGTATAAGGGAAAGATTCAGATCTACTAGTTGTAACTTCTCTTCAAGCTAAACTTCTAACTAAAACATCATAGAAAGGTGTATTTTTATATAAACCAGAAATACCACATTTAACATCTATATTATTTTTGTTATCTAATAATTTTAAAATTCTAGTAGTTGGAATTAATTCAGAAATTTTAAACCCATATCTTTCAAATGTATATTTATACAAGTCATATAAAGTAATTGTAGATAGTAATGAATGCATTAATGCAAATCTATTATTAGAAGTGTCTAAAATATTATTTTCTTGTTGATTTTTAAATTCTTTAAATTGATTAATCATAGCTAAATTAGCTTTATATTTTTTAAAGAAAAATAAACCAATTATAAATACAAAACTAATTATGAATAATGCATGTATTCATTTTCTTTTTGTGTATTGAAGTTCTTTTTTCTTATTAATGATTGAACCTTCTAAATCAGTAATTTGTAAGTCTAATTCATATGTCTTTTTTACAACACCCTTATATTGATTAAACTTAATAGCAAAATAATCATCAAACACGGTTCCAATTGTGTTGTTGATGTGATTGTAAAACATCTCAATAGGATTGTTAGTAACTGCTGAATAGTTAATTGTAAGATTTCTTTCTTTAATTGGACTTGCAGAAGAATTTTTATTTAACCCATTTTGATTATTTTTCTCATTTGGATTAACAATAAAATTTTGAACCATATTCATAGCAGCACCTGCAATTGCAGCATTGCTAATATTATTGTTATTAAGATTAGGTTGAGCTTCAGTTTGTTTTACAGGACCATTATCAAGTTCTGTAATTTGCTCAGCTTGATAAGCAACTTTTTCTAATTCATTATTTACTTCTTTAGTTTCACTTAATAAAATTTTATCTTTTTCAGAATTCATTTTTTTCCCTTTTAATATAAAAAATAAAAATATAAATTTTGATTTAGTTAGTAATATCATAAACCTTTATTGATAAAGTTAAACAAATAAAAACTTTCTTAATGCATTACTTAACTAAGTAAGCAAAGAAAGTTAATGTATTAAATATGATAAATCACTTAGTCAATTTTTCTTTTGTTTTCAATTGAGTATTTTAATGATTCTCAATCAATATATTCAATTGAAGCATTCATTGGAATACCTAATGCTAACCGATATAAATCAATATTGTAGTTTTTTTCTTTAATAAAATTTTTAATGTAAGAAGAAGTTAATTCACCATCAATTGTCATGTTAGTACAAATCAGAATTTCTCTCACATGGAATTTATTAATCATGTTTTCTAACTTCTCTAAATTTATTTTTTTAGCAGTTTTTAAATCCTTATGTTTTATTTCTGTATTTAAAACAAAATACAATCCACTAAAACTATTAGAAGCTTCAATTTTTTCTAAGTCTTCTAAATATGAAACAATACATAATTTATTTTTATCCCTGCTATCAGTATTACAAATATCACAGTATAGAGAATCAGAAGTTAGATTATTACAATTTAAACAAAATTTAATATTTGATTTCAAACTAGTTAGTCTATCTAAAAATTGACTATAAAAAACTTCATCTGCTTCTAAAAAGAAATAAGCAATTTTTGAAGCATTTTTATTTGAAATAGTAGGTAAACTTTTTAGTGCTTCTACAAAATATTCAAATTCTTTTGGTTTCATAATTAAAATGGCATTGCACCTTTAGTAATCTTTTCTTTTTCTTCAGTAATTGCAGAAATTGCTTCATTAATAGCTTCTGAAATCATTTCCTCTAACATCGTTTTATCTTCAGGATCTATTAATTCTTTATTAATATCCATTTTGATAATTTCATAATTTCCTTTAATTTGAATAGTAATAGATTTTTGATAAACAAATTCAAACTCTTCTTGTTCAAACTCTTTTATCTTCTTTTCCATTTTGCTTTGTAAAGCTTTTGCTTGTTGCAACATTTTTTGCATATTCATAATTAATTACTCCTCATCAATTATTAATTCACTTAACATACTTTCAACTAAATCTTTTGCTGTTGGTTTAGATTTAATTTTAGTATTTAAAAATTCAATATCTACATCTTTTGTATTAGATGGACTTAGTTTATTATTTCTAATTTCATTCCCAACTTTAATTGCTTGGTCTTTAGTTATTGCTATAACTAAATAAACTTTATTAAGTTTATTTTTTAAATATTCTAAAAACTCTAATGATTGATTAATTTTATTAATGTTTTCAATTTCTAAATCATCTGCTGATGAAAATGCTATTCCATTATTAGAAACCACAATAAGTCTATCCATTTGTTTAATAGATGATTCAAATGAATTTGAAGGCATTGAGTCTTTAATACTTTTAAAGAAGTTATTAACTTTTTCTTTTTCACTATTGTTACTATTAACTGCAATCTTTAAAAAAGCTTCATCAATATCAATTTCTTTAAAAGATTCTTCCTCTTTTACTTTATTAACACTTTGTGTAATTGGTTTAGCAATTTCTTCTTTTTTCTCAACTTTATTTTCTTTTTTATCTTTAGGTAATTCTATAGGTTCTTTAGTTGGATCAACATTGCCCTTTTTAGTATTTACATTTGAGTCTTCTGTTATGTTTTCTTCTTCAATAGATTCAAATTGTTCTTCTAAGTAATCAGTTGGTGAATCAGCTTCAATATTATCAAAAGAAAAAAGTGAAAGTTGCTCTGAAGAAGATTCAATTGATTTTGTTTTGGGTTTTTTCTTTTCAGTTTTTTCTACAACCACTTCAGGTGCTTTAACAATTTCTTTTTCAATAACTTCTTCTTTTATAACCTCTTTAGGTTTATTAGCTTTATTTGTTTTAGCTTTTGATTTTTTACCAACTATACCAAACTCATCAAAAATATCTGAATCTTTATCTAAATGATCTACTTGAACAAAGTTATCTACAAAATTATCAACAATATTTATTTTTTTATTTTGAGGTTCAATAACCTCTTTTTTCCCTTCAGGTTTACCTTTAATCTGAACTACTTTCATACTTTCAGATAATTTAACTTGTTTGAAGTTACTAGTATCTAAAATAGGTTCTTGAGCAGAATTATTTTCTTTTTCTTGCTCTATAACTTTTTCTTCTACTATTTCTTCTTTTTTACTTGGTTTAACTTTTATTTCTTCTGCTTTTATTTCTTCTTTTAATTTATCTGGTTTGTTTTTTTCTGTTAACTCAACTTTTACAGTTTCTTTCTTAGTTGGTTTAACTTTTTGTTCTAATTGTTCTTTAAGTTCTGTTTCATTTTTAACTACATATGAATTAGCTGTTAGATTAGTATCAAACTCAAATTCAAATAACTTACAAGATTCAAAACAAGATAATTGAAAGTAGAATTTAGGATTAGAAGAAGTTTTTATTTTATTTAAATTATCTTGTCATACTTCTAAGCATTTAATAATAAATTTAGGTTGTAGTTCCAAAAAATTAGTTTGTTCACTTGGAAGGTATTTAAGTAATGAAACATTTTTAGTTCTTTCATAAACTAGTTTGTCATATAAAAGATTTATTAGATCAATTGATAATTGATAAAAATCAATTCCTTTAACTTCATATTCATTAATTTTATTTATTATTTGTTCTACATTACTATTTCAAACAGATTTAAGTAAATTGATTTTTTCATTTACATCTAAGATTCCAAAAACATTATAAATATCTTCTATTTTGATATCAGAGTTTGTATAAGAATCTAGTTGATCAATTAATGAACATGCATCTCTTAATGAACCATCTGCAAGTTCTGCAATCTTATTTAAAGCATTATCTTCAACTTTAATTTTTTCTTTTTTTGCAATTGATTTCAAACATTCTTTTAATTCACTATTATTTAGTTTTAAGAAATTATATCTTTGACATCTTGAAATAATAGTTGGTGGAAATTTATAAGATTCAGTTGTTGCAAAAATGAAAACTAAATACTTTGGTGGATCTTCTATTAATTTTAAAAAAGTGTTTCATGCAGCATTAGAAAGCATATGAGCTTCATCAATTATATAAACTTTGTATTTCAAAACACTTGGTAAATAATTGATAGTATCAATAATATTTCTAACTTCTCCAACCCCATTGTTAGAAGCTGCATCTAATTCAACAATATCAACAGCTTGATTTTGATTAATCAGATTACAGTTATTACAATTATTACAACAATCTCCATCTTTAAGATTTAAACAATTTAATACTTTAGAAAAGATTTTAGCTATTGAAGTTTTTCCAACCCCTTTAGGACCAGAAAAGATATAAGCATGACTTTGTTTGTTTTTAATAATTGAATTTGAAAGAGTTTTGATAATAAATTTTTGACCAATTATTTCATTAAATGAATTAGGTCTATATTTACGATAGAAAGCTATTTTATTGTTCATATTTATATAGTTATTTTCAATATGTTAATTATAATTTACAAATTAATAACTATTAATTAAAGTTTTAAATTATCAAAATCTGATAATTATAGCTATTTCATAAAATAAAAAATTCTAGAAATAACTTTCTAGAATTTCTATGATTTATAAGTTAGTGTTTTTTAAAGAAATAAATTCCCATTAGAACTATAAAAATAAATCTAGCAACAAATATTCCAAATATTAAAACAGCAGTAATAATAATTAAAGGAATTCCATAATCAAAAAAAGCTGCATAAAACCCAACAAGCATAAAAGCATAAAGGGAGATAAAGAATATAAATAGTAACAGATTTCATTTGTTGTAATATGATAATCTTCCAACTACCACATTTAAACTATTATCTGGATTATCATCGTATTTTAAACAGATAAAATGGAATCCCATTGATAAACCTAAATTGATTAAAGTGATTGCTACTGAAGCTATTGAGAGTGGAGAGAAAATTCCAAAATAATAATAGTCTTTTCAAACACCAATGCTATTACTAAAATCCATTTTTATTGATAATTGAAACATTGAATAAAAAAGCATCAATGCAAAGACTAATAGATTTAATATGAATAAAGCAATAATTGATACCAACATTATTTTAGAAACTATAAGTCATTTATCTAATGACATTGGTTTGTATTCTCTAACTTTACCAATTACAGAATCTAATAATCTTTGGTTTTCACTGTCCAATCCAGTAGTTGGAGTATTTTCACTATTAGAATCTCTAGTAACCTTTACAGTATTAGTTATATTAACTGGTTTAAAGGTTCCTTGTGATTTATTGGTGTTGTTATTTGATGGATTATTTCAAGGTCTATTATTATTCATTTAAAATTCCTCTACTAAATTTTGATTCTACAAATGAAAGAATATTTGTAAACACTGAAACAAAGTTAAATATCATTGATAAAATTGCAGCACTATAATAAATAGTTTTATTTGTTAAATGAAGTGAAGATAACTGACTATTCAAAAGACCTAATGAAATAGTTATTGATAATAAAACCACTAAAGCAAATGAAGCAGCAATAAACTTAGTTAAGCAAAATATTCTTACATAAGTGTAGTTACTTCTGTCATCTTCATCATCCATATTTAAATCATGATTAGGAATTAATCTAAATAGATCAATGCCTAAAACAATACAAATAATTAAATTAATAGCTGTAATAATAGAAAAGAAGATTAAGTTGTTTAAGTGATTCTCTTGTGGGATGCTAGTAGTTGCAAAAATGATTAACCCAAAAGATAAAAGAAATAAAACTGATGAAACTATAAAAATTGGAAACCTACGTGAATAAACAAAATTAGAAGTAAATTCTTTTTTGTTAATTGGTGATTTTTTTATTTCTATTCTTCTAGTAGCAGTATTTTCAATTCTTTTGGTAGTTAAATTTTTAGACTTTTGATTTTCTGTTTTTCTTCTAACAGAATCATCTTTTCTTTCTAGTGCCTTATTACTTAAATCAATCATAGGATATAAACTTTCTATAAAAATGATGTCTTTTTTTAAAACTCACTTTTTAATTAATTATATATAAAACTTAATTTAAAAATTAATTCCAAAAAAATTTTTAGCATTATTTAATACTTTTTCAGACACTACATCAACTTCAAGATTTTTTAATTTTGCAATTTCTTCTACTGTGTGTTTTACATAATGAGGATAATTTTGTTTGCCCCTAAAAGGAACAGGTGTCAAATAAGGAGAATCAGTTTCTGTAACCATACAATTAATATCTATTCATTGTACTGCTTCTTTTAAAGATAAAGCATTTTTAAAAGTAACAATTCCTGGAATTGATATAAAACACTTTTGACTAACATAATATTTTGCTTCTTCTAAGTTAGAAGAAAAACAATGAATTAATTTTTTGATATCTTTAAAATTTTCAATAATTGGTTTGATATCTTCAAAAGCATTTCTTAAATGAAACATAATTGGAAGATTATGTTTAACCCCCAATTTAATTTGCTCTATACAAAAATGAATTTGTTCTTTTTTAAGTTCACTGCTGTAATAAAAATCTAAACCAATTTCACCAATTCCAACAATATGGTTTCTATTGTTTGTTATTAAATTATCTAACTTGTTAAAAATATCTTTATCACCAAAATATTGTTCAATATCATTTGGGTGAATCCCAACACAAGCTTTCATACAATCACTATATTTTTTAGATAATTCAACTGCTTTTACTGAACTGTTAAAATCATAAGCTACACAGTTAGTAAATGTTTGGTTTTCTTTTAATTGCTTAATACATTCTTCAATTTCATTGTCATAAACATCCATGTTTAAATGGCTGTGAGTATCATAATATTTGATCATATTAAAATCCTTATTTTCCTAAACAGAAATTTTTAAACATTTTATCTATTATATTTAAATCTTCTGATAATCCCATTATTGTACATATTTTTTCATATGCTACTTTTAAATCTTCAACTAATAAATCTAAAGGAAATCCTGATAAAGAATTAGCATAAGATTTTTTTAATACTAATAAAACTTGTTTAATTATTTTTAATTCATTATCTGAACATATTGCTAAATTATTTGCAATATTAAAATCACCTTGTTTTAAATTAGTTTTTATTTCATTAACTAAAGGTTTAACATCTTTTTTTAATGCTGAAATACTAATACCTTTTAATTCACTATTAGCATTTACTTTTAAATCAGATTTATTTTTTACAATTATGTAATTTTTATTTTTTATTAAATTTAAAATTTCTTTTTCTTTCTTATCTATTTTTTTGGAGTCATCAATTAAAAACAAAATCAAATCTGCTTCTTTAATAGATGCCATTGTTTTTTTAATACCAATATTTTCTATTTTATTTTTTGATTCTCTAATTCCAGCAGTATCTATAAAGTTTAATAATAATCCTTCTAAATTAATAGATTCAGTTACTAAGTCTCTTGTAGTTCCTTTAATATCAGAAACTATTGCTTTATTCTTTTTAATTAATGAATTCAAAAGAGATGATTTACCAACATTTGGTTTACCAACAATTACTACATTTAAACCATTGTATAAATAACTTACTTTATTAAAGTCATTGATAGTTTTATTTAATTTATCTATGATCTCTTTAACTTCTAAATTAAATTCTTTAGCAGTTACTTGTTCTACATCTTCATATTCTGGATAATCTATGTTTACTTCTATTTTTCCAATTAAGTAAAAGATTTTTTCTTTAATATCTAAAAAGAAATCATTGTTACTATTAATGATTCCATTTGATGACAAATTAGTTGCAATATCAGTTTTAGAGAAGATCAAATTATTAATAGAGTTCGCTTGTCTTAAAGTTAATTTATTATTTAAAAAAGCACGTTTAGTAAATTCACCATTCTCAGCTAATCTAGCACCAGATTCTAGAATTAAATCTAGTATTTTATTAGTAATTAAAACACCACCATGACAATTAATTTCTATTAAATCTTCACCTGTAAAACTTTTAGGTGCTACATATTTTAAAATAATGACTTCATCAATGATCAAGTCATTTTGGTAAATAAATTCTTTAACAAAAGTATAACCAGTTTTAGTAATTTCTTTTTTTGTAATTTTACTTACTATTTCATAAGTATTAGGACCTGAAATTCTAATTATAGAAATTGCAGAATTAATATTTGGTGTAGCAATTGCAGTTATTGTGTCATTCATAATTATTTCAACATAGAAAGTATTTCATTAAATACTAAAGTTTTATTTAAATTGTATTTTAGACTACTAATTAAATGATAAATTTTTTCTTTATTTTCAGGAGAAACTTTAGGTTCTAGCAAAAATAATAATTTAGCAATTTCATAATATGAAAAAGTTTTAAAGCTTATTAAAGATTTATGAATAGAGATTAATTTATTTTTGTCATTAATTAAAGTTTCATAAACATTAACAATCTTAGAAAAAGTTTCATTATTATAAAAATCTAAAACTTCATCAATTGAATAAAAGTTTAGTAAGAAATAAGAAAAATATCTTTGGTCAATCTTGTTGCTTTCCAATTCTTTAATAAACCTTTTTTCTTCACTAATAATCTTATAGAAAACACATCTACTTTTAATTGTGTTAATAATGTTGTTGTGATTTCTTGTAACAAAAATGTAATAAGTATTTTTACTAGGGTTTTCAATATTTTTTAAAAGCATATTAGCAATTTGCTTATTTACATTTTCAATACCATAAATTATTAAAAATTTATTTCCATATTTTTCAACTGAAGGATATGAAAGTTTATTAATAATACTCAATAAGTCTTCTTTATGAATTGAATCTTTATAAGTGTTTATTAAATGAAAATCAAAATATTTACCTCTTGTAATTTTTCAACAAGATTCACAAGTATTACAAAAACTTTCTGCTTTAGTACAACAAATTGATTTCATAAAATCATAAATAAAATTCATTGTAAAACTAGCAGTTGACTCTTCTAATAAAAGTGGACTTGGTTTATTTTTTATTAAACTTTTTAAAATCTTTTCATTATGGTTCATATTTAAAATTTATCTCACTCTTTCAAGAATAGTTGCACAAATTTTATTTGCTAATTCTTCTACAGGTTTTAAAGCATCCAACCTAATCACATTTCTGTTATCAAACTGAAGAATTGAAGAATACCCTCCAATTATTTTTTTCAAGTTTTCTTCTTGTGCATATTGGTTGTCTAATCTATCAAAAATGTCTCGGTCTTTATCTTTTGTTTTTCTCTCTAATAACACTTTAGGATTTGCTGAAAAGTAAAAAACAATGTCAGGTTTAATTTTAGAGATTCCAAATTGATTAACTTTATAAACGTTTTTATAACCTAAGTTTTTTACAATCCCTTGATAAACTAAAGAAGAATGAATAAAACGATCACATAGAATAATTTTCTTATTTGCTTTTGCTTTTAAAATTACATTTCAAACATGTTCAGTTCTAGAAGCTGCAAAAAGTAAAGCTTCAGTTCTTGGATCAATATCATAATTGACAAGTATCTCTCTAATTTTTTCCCCAACTTCAGTACCACCTGGTTCTCTAGTCAAAATTACAGAATCTTTGTTATTAAAAAAATTTATTAATTTTTGGTAAACCAATTTGCTAACTGTAGATTTACCACAAGCATCTGGTCCTTCAAATGCTACAAATAATCCTTTATCTAATTGCATATAAAAAATCCATTATGTATAAATATTTTTAGTCTTATAAAATTATATAAATAAAATTGTTTACTTTATCATTAAAGATACTTTTTAAATTTTTTAGACTTATTAATTTTTTTGCTTTTTTAGTAATTAAAAGAAAAATTAGCAACATAAAAAAATTAGGATATCTATAAAGAATTATGAAAATTCTTTTGATACCCTAATTTAAGATATATGTTTTTGTTCCCTTGTTATTTTTTGTT is drawn from Malacoplasma penetrans HF-2 and contains these coding sequences:
- a CDS encoding toprim domain-containing protein; the protein is MKPKEFEYFVEALKSLPTISNKNASKIAYFFLEADEVFYSQFLDRLTSLKSNIKFCLNCNNLTSDSLYCDICNTDSRDKNKLCIVSYLEDLEKIEASNSFSGLYFVLNTEIKHKDLKTAKKINLEKLENMINKFHVREILICTNMTIDGELTSSYIKNFIKEKNYNIDLYRLALGIPMNASIEYIDWESLKYSIENKRKID
- a CDS encoding YbaB/EbfC family nucleoid-associated protein; translation: MNMQKMLQQAKALQSKMEKKIKEFEQEEFEFVYQKSITIQIKGNYEIIKMDINKELIDPEDKTMLEEMISEAINEAISAITEEKEKITKGAMPF
- the dnaX gene encoding DNA polymerase III subunit gamma/tau, whose protein sequence is MNNKIAFYRKYRPNSFNEIIGQKFIIKTLSNSIIKNKQSHAYIFSGPKGVGKTSIAKIFSKVLNCLNLKDGDCCNNCNNCNLINQNQAVDIVELDAASNNGVGEVRNIIDTINYLPSVLKYKVYIIDEAHMLSNAAWNTFLKLIEDPPKYLVFIFATTESYKFPPTIISRCQRYNFLKLNNSELKECLKSIAKKEKIKVEDNALNKIAELADGSLRDACSLIDQLDSYTNSDIKIEDIYNVFGILDVNEKINLLKSVWNSNVEQIINKINEYEVKGIDFYQLSIDLINLLYDKLVYERTKNVSLLKYLPSEQTNFLELQPKFIIKCLEVWQDNLNKIKTSSNPKFYFQLSCFESCKLFEFEFDTNLTANSYVVKNETELKEQLEQKVKPTKKETVKVELTEKNKPDKLKEEIKAEEIKVKPSKKEEIVEEKVIEQEKENNSAQEPILDTSNFKQVKLSESMKVVQIKGKPEGKKEVIEPQNKKINIVDNFVDNFVQVDHLDKDSDIFDEFGIVGKKSKAKTNKANKPKEVIKEEVIEKEIVKAPEVVVEKTEKKKPKTKSIESSSEQLSLFSFDNIEADSPTDYLEEQFESIEEENITEDSNVNTKKGNVDPTKEPIELPKDKKENKVEKKEEIAKPITQSVNKVKEEESFKEIDIDEAFLKIAVNSNNSEKEKVNNFFKSIKDSMPSNSFESSIKQMDRLIVVSNNGIAFSSADDLEIENINKINQSLEFLEYLKNKLNKVYLVIAITKDQAIKVGNEIRNNKLSPSNTKDVDIEFLNTKIKSKPTAKDLVESMLSELIIDEE
- a CDS encoding TatD family hydrolase; translation: MIKYYDTHSHLNMDVYDNEIEECIKQLKENQTFTNCVAYDFNSSVKAVELSKKYSDCMKACVGIHPNDIEQYFGDKDIFNKLDNLITNNRNHIVGIGEIGLDFYYSSELKKEQIHFCIEQIKLGVKHNLPIMFHLRNAFEDIKPIIENFKDIKKLIHCFSSNLEEAKYYVSQKCFISIPGIVTFKNALSLKEAVQWIDINCMVTETDSPYLTPVPFRGKQNYPHYVKHTVEEIAKLKNLEVDVVSEKVLNNAKNFFGINF
- the mnmE gene encoding tRNA uridine-5-carboxymethylaminomethyl(34) synthesis GTPase MnmE, giving the protein MNDTITAIATPNINSAISIIRISGPNTYEIVSKITKKEITKTGYTFVKEFIYQNDLIIDEVIILKYVAPKSFTGEDLIEINCHGGVLITNKILDLILESGARLAENGEFTKRAFLNNKLTLRQANSINNLIFSKTDIATNLSSNGIINSNNDFFLDIKEKIFYLIGKIEVNIDYPEYEDVEQVTAKEFNLEVKEIIDKLNKTINDFNKVSYLYNGLNVVIVGKPNVGKSSLLNSLIKKNKAIVSDIKGTTRDLVTESINLEGLLLNFIDTAGIRESKNKIENIGIKKTMASIKEADLILFLIDDSKKIDKKEKEILNLIKNKNYIIVKNKSDLKVNANSELKGISISALKKDVKPLVNEIKTNLKQGDFNIANNLAICSDNELKIIKQVLLVLKKSYANSLSGFPLDLLVEDLKVAYEKICTIMGLSEDLNIIDKMFKNFCLGK
- a CDS encoding DNA polymerase III subunit delta', coding for MNHNEKILKSLIKNKPSPLLLEESTASFTMNFIYDFMKSICCTKAESFCNTCESCWKITRGKYFDFHLINTYKDSIHKEDLLSIINKLSYPSVEKYGNKFLIIYGIENVNKQIANMLLKNIENPSKNTYYIFVTRNHNNIINTIKSRCVFYKIISEEKRFIKELESNKIDQRYFSYFLLNFYSIDEVLDFYNNETFSKIVNVYETLINDKNKLISIHKSLISFKTFSYYEIAKLLFLLEPKVSPENKEKIYHLISSLKYNLNKTLVFNEILSMLK
- the tmk gene encoding dTMP kinase: MQLDKGLFVAFEGPDACGKSTVSKLVYQKLINFFNNKDSVILTREPGGTEVGEKIREILVNYDIDPRTEALLFAASRTEHVWNVILKAKANKKIILCDRFIHSSLVYQGIVKNLGYKNVYKVNQFGISKIKPDIVFYFSANPKVLLERKTKDKDRDIFDRLDNQYAQEENLKKIIGGYSSILQFDNRNVIRLDALKPVEELANKICATILERVR